In Nostoc sp. GT001, a genomic segment contains:
- the hemW gene encoding radical SAM family heme chaperone HemW, with the protein MSKKFSISGIASSAYVHIPFCRRRCFYCDFPVSVVGDRLRGETSGTICQYVEVLCQEIAMTPAFGQPLKTIFFGGGTPSLLSIEQLQRIVTELEKHFGIASGAEISMEIDPGTFDLAHIAGYRSAGVNRVSLGVQAFQEELLQRAGRSHSVEDIFAAVELIHQVEIPVFSLDLISGLPHQSLDQWQYSLEKAVAITPTHISIYDLTIEPGTAFGRYYKPGDTPLPTDEATVKMYQMGQQVLTSAGYEHYEISNYAQPGHQCRHNRVYWENRPYYGFGMGAASYVEGKRFTRPRKTKEYYQWVQAGGVIDCDVTPPKEVLLETLMLGLRLAEGLSLATLVEAFGEAKVEEICRCLQLYFEKGWVEITEGRLRLIDPQGFLFSNVVLAELFEKLG; encoded by the coding sequence GGGCGATCGCTTGCGGGGCGAAACATCTGGTACTATCTGCCAATATGTTGAGGTGCTATGTCAAGAAATTGCCATGACACCAGCATTTGGTCAACCTCTGAAGACAATTTTCTTCGGTGGTGGTACTCCTTCGTTGCTCTCAATAGAGCAGCTACAACGGATAGTAACAGAACTAGAGAAGCATTTTGGGATTGCGTCTGGGGCAGAGATTTCTATGGAAATTGACCCAGGTACCTTTGATTTAGCCCACATAGCAGGCTATCGCAGTGCAGGCGTGAACCGGGTAAGTTTGGGCGTACAAGCCTTTCAAGAAGAATTATTACAAAGGGCGGGGCGATCGCACTCAGTTGAAGATATTTTTGCAGCTGTGGAACTAATCCACCAAGTCGAGATTCCCGTATTTAGCTTAGACTTAATTTCTGGGTTGCCGCATCAGTCTTTGGATCAATGGCAATATTCCCTAGAAAAAGCCGTAGCAATAACACCCACTCACATTTCCATTTACGATCTCACTATTGAACCAGGTACAGCCTTTGGTCGTTACTACAAACCTGGTGATACTCCTTTACCCACTGATGAAGCCACAGTCAAAATGTACCAGATGGGGCAGCAGGTTTTAACTAGTGCAGGTTATGAGCATTATGAAATTTCCAATTATGCTCAACCTGGCCATCAATGTCGGCATAATCGAGTGTATTGGGAAAACCGCCCTTATTATGGCTTTGGTATGGGTGCGGCGAGTTATGTTGAGGGGAAACGCTTCACTCGTCCGCGCAAAACTAAGGAGTATTACCAATGGGTACAAGCTGGCGGTGTAATTGATTGTGATGTAACTCCCCCAAAGGAAGTATTGTTAGAAACGTTAATGTTGGGGTTGCGTTTGGCAGAGGGTTTGAGTTTGGCGACGTTGGTAGAGGCGTTTGGCGAAGCGAAGGTGGAGGAGATTTGTCGGTGTTTGCAATTGTATTTTGAAAAAGGTTGGGTAGAAATTACAGAGGGAAGATTGCGTTTGATTGATCCCCAAGGGTTTTTGTTTTCTAATGTGGTATTGGCGGAATTGTTTGAGAAATTGGGGTGA
- a CDS encoding UTP--glucose-1-phosphate uridylyltransferase encodes MQKNKVRKAVIPVAGFGTRLFPATKVVKKELFPIIDRDGRAKPVILAIIEEAISAGITEVGIVVQPDDKEIFADFLKNPPKKELLEKLSPQNQEYSRYLEDLGSRITILLQEEQLGYGHAVFCAKDWVQNEPFLLMLGDHIYASDIEKSCTSQVLDVYEQVNQNVIGLTTMPAEIIHKAGCITGVWQDLNSILSVTQLYEKPTIEYAKQHLRVEGMSENDFLGIFGLYLLTPKIFDFLAEHINQNFRERGEFQLTSCLEKLRQKEGMTGYVVKGKCFDTGLPDAYRQTMIDFRKI; translated from the coding sequence ATGCAAAAAAATAAAGTTAGAAAAGCTGTGATTCCGGTAGCTGGTTTCGGTACTCGTTTGTTTCCAGCTACTAAAGTTGTCAAAAAAGAACTTTTCCCGATTATCGATCGAGATGGTAGGGCAAAACCTGTGATTCTCGCAATTATTGAAGAGGCAATTAGTGCTGGAATTACAGAAGTAGGAATTGTGGTGCAGCCAGATGACAAAGAAATATTTGCAGATTTCTTGAAAAACCCACCCAAAAAAGAACTTTTAGAAAAACTTTCACCACAAAATCAAGAATACAGCCGATATCTCGAAGATTTAGGTAGCAGAATTACCATTTTGTTACAAGAGGAACAATTAGGCTATGGTCATGCGGTATTTTGTGCCAAGGATTGGGTACAAAATGAGCCATTTTTGCTGATGTTGGGCGACCACATTTATGCATCTGATATTGAAAAATCTTGTACTAGTCAAGTTTTAGATGTTTACGAACAAGTTAATCAAAACGTTATTGGCTTAACTACAATGCCAGCAGAAATTATTCATAAAGCTGGATGTATAACAGGAGTTTGGCAAGATTTAAACTCGATTTTGTCAGTTACACAACTCTATGAAAAACCGACTATAGAGTATGCAAAACAGCATTTACGTGTAGAGGGAATGTCAGAAAATGATTTTTTAGGTATATTTGGCTTATATTTACTAACGCCGAAAATTTTTGACTTTCTAGCAGAACATATCAACCAAAATTTCCGAGAACGAGGTGAATTTCAGTTAACATCTTGTCTAGAAAAATTGCGTCAAAAAGAGGGAATGACAGGATATGTTGTAAAAGGCAAGTGTTTTGATACCGGTTTGCCAGATGCTTATCGTCAGACAATGATTGATTTTAGAAAAATATAG
- a CDS encoding THUMP domain-containing protein, whose translation MNQYFATVARGLETLAAQELEQLGAHSVEPGFCGVAFEGDRTLLYRVNLWARLPFRILVNIDEFPCLDAKDLYRGIQTIDWQNYLTPDMTLAVNVTGKNQHLNHSHFTSLQVKNAIVDQQQENLGERSNVELHEPDVRVNVHIERDFCTVKLDSSGNSLHRRGYRPAVGAAPLKESLAAALIQLSGWQPNQMFYDPLCGSGTLPLEASLKALNIAPGLFRESFGFETWLDFDLSLLEKLLQEAKDSQLDTLPAPIWGSDRDENIIEQAINNAQNCGVDNHVWFSQMELADVVAPADSGILFCNPPYGERLGRDSDLGAFYKLLGDVLKQRFKGWTAFVLSGNKELSQSIGLKSSRRIAVYNGALPCQLMKYELY comes from the coding sequence ATGAATCAGTATTTTGCAACAGTTGCTCGCGGATTAGAAACCCTCGCGGCTCAGGAGTTAGAGCAACTAGGTGCCCATTCCGTAGAGCCGGGCTTTTGCGGTGTAGCCTTTGAGGGCGATCGCACTTTACTTTATCGCGTCAATCTTTGGGCTAGGCTACCATTCCGAATCTTGGTGAATATTGATGAGTTTCCATGCCTTGATGCCAAGGATCTCTATCGCGGTATCCAGACTATCGATTGGCAAAACTATCTGACGCCAGATATGACCCTGGCGGTGAATGTCACGGGCAAAAACCAGCACCTCAACCATAGCCACTTCACATCTCTCCAGGTGAAAAATGCGATCGTTGATCAACAACAAGAAAATCTAGGCGAGCGTTCAAATGTAGAGCTTCATGAACCAGATGTGCGGGTTAATGTTCATATTGAACGCGACTTTTGTACCGTCAAACTCGACAGTTCTGGAAATAGTCTGCATCGCCGAGGCTACCGCCCTGCGGTGGGAGCAGCCCCTCTCAAGGAATCTCTGGCTGCTGCCCTGATTCAACTTTCGGGTTGGCAACCAAACCAGATGTTCTACGATCCTCTCTGTGGATCTGGCACTTTACCTTTGGAAGCTAGCTTAAAGGCACTGAATATCGCACCAGGACTGTTTCGTGAGTCCTTTGGATTTGAAACTTGGCTCGATTTTGATTTGTCCCTTTTAGAAAAGCTGCTCCAAGAAGCTAAGGACAGCCAACTAGATACCCTTCCCGCACCTATTTGGGGAAGCGATCGCGATGAAAATATAATTGAGCAAGCGATTAATAATGCTCAAAACTGCGGTGTTGATAACCATGTATGGTTTTCTCAAATGGAGCTTGCTGATGTTGTCGCCCCCGCAGACAGTGGCATTTTATTTTGCAATCCACCTTATGGCGAACGGCTGGGACGAGATAGCGATTTAGGGGCATTTTACAAACTTTTGGGCGATGTATTGAAACAACGCTTCAAAGGCTGGACTGCATTTGTACTCAGTGGCAACAAGGAACTGTCTCAATCGATTGGACTAAAATCATCGCGGCGGATTGCGGTGTATAACGGAGCGCTGCCTTGTCAGTTAATGAAATATGAGTTGTATTAA
- a CDS encoding TMEM143 family protein → MIVDENREAFIPYTRSDIIKLCLQDGQLNWDDAKKFQDFCQILTAYYHFRFHKTLEIIKDNYVPFNPNEDVQPITPPTFEQYDEMERQVIDAFQHIVERANYIPLPESIVKRSVTTKSLIDLKTQVDFEDFDRFICYYRGDSYKKIFVKKFFFWQKEKTIDILERIVLLVKFKEAAYFRAKKDNIQNLKFVPGKMYVYCYKNIPKLDIDLLFPNVETSMTWKDRLLFGIPAIGAAIPLVLRTLPNLLLLVAAILLVLNVSFLIELLNVELDQVRNFMPVLVATLSLAISLGGFAFKQYTNYKNKKIKFQKKVTDTLFFQNLANNTSVFQMFIELAEEEECKEIILAYYHLLTSPTPLSPEQLDSRIETWMENKLSTKINFDIQGPLSNLEAIRGQIIPNSEITDNVSEIALLTYNQQGECQVLPLDDAKAVIDYVWDNAFQYNGIIL, encoded by the coding sequence ATGATTGTTGACGAAAATCGAGAAGCGTTTATTCCTTATACTCGCAGCGATATTATCAAACTTTGCCTGCAAGACGGTCAGCTAAATTGGGATGATGCCAAAAAATTTCAAGATTTCTGCCAAATACTCACTGCATACTATCACTTTCGCTTCCACAAAACCTTAGAAATTATCAAAGATAACTATGTACCCTTTAACCCTAATGAAGATGTTCAACCAATAACTCCACCAACATTCGAGCAATATGATGAAATGGAGCGCCAGGTAATTGATGCCTTTCAGCATATTGTCGAAAGAGCAAATTATATTCCTTTGCCTGAATCGATTGTCAAACGATCAGTGACAACCAAATCTCTAATTGATTTGAAAACTCAAGTGGATTTTGAGGATTTTGACCGCTTTATTTGTTACTACCGGGGTGATAGTTACAAAAAAATCTTTGTAAAAAAGTTCTTCTTTTGGCAAAAAGAAAAGACTATTGATATCTTGGAACGAATTGTTTTATTAGTCAAATTCAAAGAAGCAGCTTACTTTCGTGCAAAGAAGGACAACATCCAAAATTTGAAATTCGTTCCCGGTAAAATGTATGTTTACTGCTACAAAAATATTCCCAAACTAGATATTGACTTACTCTTTCCCAATGTAGAAACGAGTATGACCTGGAAAGATCGCTTACTATTTGGAATCCCTGCTATTGGGGCAGCCATTCCTTTGGTATTAAGGACTTTGCCGAATTTATTATTGCTGGTTGCTGCAATTTTGCTAGTACTAAATGTGTCATTCCTAATTGAATTATTAAATGTAGAGTTGGATCAAGTTAGAAATTTTATGCCAGTTTTGGTGGCAACTTTATCATTAGCTATATCTTTGGGTGGATTTGCTTTTAAGCAATACACTAATTATAAAAATAAAAAAATTAAATTCCAAAAAAAAGTTACAGATACATTATTTTTCCAGAATTTAGCTAACAATACCAGTGTCTTTCAAATGTTTATTGAATTGGCAGAGGAAGAAGAATGTAAGGAAATTATTCTGGCATACTATCACTTACTTACCAGTCCTACACCCTTAAGCCCTGAACAATTAGATTCTCGCATTGAAACTTGGATGGAGAATAAACTAAGCACAAAGATTAATTTTGATATTCAAGGGCCTCTGAGCAATTTAGAAGCTATTCGTGGCCAAATAATTCCAAATAGCGAAATAACAGACAATGTATCAGAAATCGCTTTACTAACATATAATCAGCAGGGAGAGTGTCAAGTTCTCCCCTTGGATGATGCTAAAGCAGTGATTGATTATGTTTGGGATAATGCCTTTCAATATAACGGGATAATTTTGTAG
- a CDS encoding NAD(P)/FAD-dependent oxidoreductase — MLRLTEVKLPLDHPEDEIKSAILKKLQITDEDLISYSIFKRSYDARKKGDITLVYILDVETTQETHLLKRLKKDPHIMSTPDMSYRPVAQAPSNLTIRPIVIGTGPCGLFAGLMLAQMGFRPIILERGKKVRDRTADTFGFWKKKSDFNPESNAQFGEGGAGTFSDGKLYSQVKDPQHYGRKVLTELVNAGASPEILYINKPHIGTFKLVGIVQSMRAKIESLGGEIRFQSRVEDINIENGQVRGVTLASGEYIASDYVVLAVGHSARDTFQMLFDRGVYIEPKPFSIGFRVEHPQTLIDQCRFGAQAGHKLLGAADYKLVHHCQNGRSVYSFCMCPGGLVVAAASEPGRLVTNGMSQYSRNERNANSAIVVGITPEDYPGNALAGIDFQRRLEERAFELGGGTYEAPGQLVGDFLNHRPSTALGTVKPSYTPGVHLGDLSQSLPDYAIAAIREALPAFDKQIKGFAMDDAVLTGVETRTSSPIRIKRKEDYQSLNTVGLYPAGEGAGYAGGILSAGIDGIKVAEAVALSILRNLTSLPT, encoded by the coding sequence ATGTTACGACTAACAGAAGTAAAGCTCCCGCTTGATCATCCTGAAGATGAGATCAAGTCTGCCATCCTCAAAAAGCTGCAAATCACAGACGAAGATTTGATCAGCTATTCCATCTTCAAGCGTAGCTACGATGCGCGTAAGAAAGGAGATATCACCCTTGTCTATATTCTGGATGTAGAAACGACTCAGGAAACTCATCTACTCAAGCGCCTGAAAAAAGATCCCCATATCATGTCCACGCCAGACATGAGTTATCGCCCAGTAGCACAAGCACCGAGCAATTTGACGATTCGCCCCATCGTGATTGGTACTGGGCCTTGTGGCTTGTTTGCGGGTTTGATGCTGGCGCAAATGGGATTCCGTCCCATCATTTTAGAACGTGGCAAAAAAGTTCGCGATCGCACTGCTGATACTTTTGGCTTTTGGAAGAAAAAATCAGACTTCAACCCCGAATCCAATGCCCAGTTTGGTGAAGGTGGCGCGGGTACATTTTCTGATGGCAAACTCTACAGTCAAGTTAAAGATCCTCAGCATTATGGGCGCAAGGTACTAACCGAACTCGTCAATGCGGGAGCCTCACCAGAAATTCTCTATATCAACAAACCCCATATCGGCACTTTTAAACTGGTGGGAATCGTCCAAAGTATGCGTGCCAAAATCGAATCCCTCGGTGGCGAAATTCGCTTTCAAAGCCGCGTTGAAGATATCAACATCGAAAATGGACAGGTGCGGGGAGTCACCCTCGCCAGTGGCGAATATATCGCCAGCGATTATGTAGTTCTGGCGGTAGGTCACAGCGCCCGCGATACTTTCCAAATGCTATTTGATCGTGGAGTTTACATAGAGCCGAAACCTTTTTCCATCGGCTTTCGGGTCGAACATCCCCAGACTCTCATCGATCAATGTCGTTTTGGCGCTCAAGCTGGTCATAAGCTTTTAGGTGCTGCCGATTATAAACTGGTTCACCACTGCCAAAATGGTCGTTCCGTCTATAGTTTTTGTATGTGTCCGGGGGGCTTGGTAGTTGCAGCTGCATCAGAACCGGGGCGACTTGTCACCAATGGAATGAGCCAATACTCTCGCAATGAGCGCAATGCCAACAGTGCGATCGTTGTGGGTATCACACCCGAAGATTATCCGGGCAATGCGTTAGCGGGAATCGACTTTCAACGGCGCTTAGAAGAACGGGCTTTTGAATTAGGCGGTGGGACTTATGAAGCGCCAGGGCAGTTAGTGGGAGACTTTCTCAACCATCGTCCCTCGACAGCATTGGGCACTGTTAAACCGTCTTATACACCTGGGGTACACTTGGGCGATTTGAGTCAGAGTTTACCAGATTATGCGATCGCAGCCATTCGTGAAGCCCTTCCCGCTTTTGACAAACAAATTAAAGGATTTGCAATGGATGATGCCGTTTTGACTGGAGTGGAAACCCGCACGTCATCACCCATTCGGATTAAACGCAAAGAGGATTATCAGAGTTTGAATACAGTCGGTCTTTACCCGGCTGGAGAAGGTGCGGGATATGCAGGGGGAATTCTCTCGGCGGGTATCGATGGGATTAAGGTGGCGGAGGCGGTGGCTTTAAGTATTTTGAGAAATTTGACATCCTTACCGACCTAA
- a CDS encoding LD-carboxypeptidase, whose product MTIKRREFLTTCGLATLATQIPTLTAQAKPSLNTIRKPPRLQAGDTVGLIAPAGIVDAKDIEAAQKLISQLGLKVKLGKHILDRYGYLAGKDSDRAQDVNLMFSDRTVKAIIPMRGGWGCNRILPLLNYSLIRSHPKILIGYSDITTLLLAINARSQMITFHGPVATSTWNQFTVDYFKRILFNGEAVTMQNLNPSEVRVETIASGKARGKLVGGNLSVLSAMVGSPYLPSWNKSILFVEEVGEDVYRIDRMLTQLKTAGILNQITGFIFGQCTKCSLGDEPSFTLMQVLQQHILPLGIPAWYGSMIGHIKDKFTLPIGVEVEIDAELGTIRMLEAAVNLV is encoded by the coding sequence ATGACTATCAAACGTCGAGAATTTCTTACAACCTGTGGACTTGCCACCTTAGCTACCCAGATACCAACACTTACCGCCCAAGCTAAGCCATCTCTAAACACCATCCGCAAGCCGCCCCGCCTGCAAGCTGGCGATACCGTAGGATTGATAGCCCCTGCGGGTATTGTTGACGCTAAAGACATCGAAGCAGCGCAGAAATTAATATCACAATTAGGCTTAAAAGTCAAGCTAGGGAAGCATATTTTAGATCGTTACGGCTATTTAGCGGGTAAAGACAGCGATCGCGCCCAGGATGTAAACTTGATGTTTAGCGATCGCACCGTAAAAGCAATTATTCCGATGCGTGGTGGTTGGGGCTGCAATCGCATTTTACCCTTACTCAACTATTCGCTGATCCGTTCCCATCCGAAAATTCTCATCGGGTACAGCGATATTACTACCCTGTTGTTGGCAATTAATGCCCGTAGTCAAATGATTACTTTTCATGGGCCAGTTGCCACATCTACCTGGAATCAATTTACAGTGGATTACTTCAAGCGCATCTTATTTAATGGTGAAGCTGTGACTATGCAAAATCTCAATCCTAGCGAAGTACGGGTGGAGACAATAGCATCGGGAAAGGCGAGGGGTAAACTTGTAGGTGGAAACTTATCAGTACTATCAGCAATGGTAGGTTCACCTTACCTACCTTCCTGGAACAAAAGCATTCTGTTTGTGGAAGAAGTTGGCGAGGATGTTTATCGTATAGATAGGATGCTGACGCAGTTAAAAACTGCTGGGATACTGAATCAAATTACTGGTTTTATCTTTGGGCAATGCACTAAATGTAGTCTTGGGGATGAACCATCATTTACATTAATGCAAGTATTGCAACAACACATACTTCCTTTAGGGATTCCTGCTTGGTATGGTTCCATGATTGGTCATATTAAAGATAAATTTACCTTGCCAATTGGTGTAGAAGTGGAAATAGATGCTGAACTTGGCACAATACGAATGTTAGAGGCGGCTGTCAATCTAGTTTGA
- a CDS encoding ATP-binding protein, giving the protein MIGECCGSCGTAAYRGDSVFATDIANDVLWADFRDFALSYNIRACWSSPFTSQAGEVLGTFAISHKFPCHPTPHHLEILKTATHIASIATETVRAAEALQKANNELERKVAERTSELRKALLDLQQTQAQLVHSEKMSSLGQMVAGVAHEINNPISFIAGNIEYANRYINDLLDLIAVYQEQYPQLNPTIAAKIKTIDLEYLCDDLPKLMASMTVGSERITEIVLGLRNFSRLDEAKMKSVDIHEGIDNTLMILNHQLTLPNNLPDIQIVKEYGKIPKAKCYANQLNQVFMNILNNAIYALKDNLKHWQSKNQTPTIKIKTSLIDKEIVLISIKDNGCGMNSEIQEHIFDPFFTTKPVGQGTGLGLSISYQIVVEKHQGKLSCISALGQGTEFQIEIPIQILSSQQ; this is encoded by the coding sequence ATGATTGGTGAGTGTTGTGGTTCTTGTGGTACTGCTGCTTATAGAGGAGATTCAGTATTTGCCACTGATATTGCCAATGATGTTTTATGGGCTGATTTTCGAGATTTTGCTCTAAGTTACAATATTAGAGCTTGTTGGTCATCACCTTTTACTTCACAAGCTGGTGAAGTTTTAGGAACATTTGCTATATCTCATAAATTTCCTTGTCATCCTACTCCGCATCATTTAGAAATTCTCAAAACAGCCACCCATATTGCCAGTATTGCAACAGAAACCGTCAGAGCCGCAGAAGCTTTACAAAAGGCTAACAACGAGTTAGAACGAAAAGTTGCAGAACGAACATCTGAATTAAGAAAAGCTTTACTTGACTTACAACAGACACAAGCTCAACTAGTTCACAGTGAAAAAATGTCGAGTTTAGGACAAATGGTAGCAGGTGTTGCCCATGAAATTAATAATCCCATTAGTTTTATTGCTGGTAATATCGAATATGCAAATCGATATATCAATGATTTACTAGATTTAATTGCAGTTTATCAAGAGCAATATCCCCAGTTAAATCCTACTATTGCAGCCAAAATAAAAACTATTGATTTAGAGTACTTGTGTGACGATCTACCTAAGTTAATGGCATCTATGACAGTAGGTAGTGAGCGAATTACAGAAATTGTTCTTGGCTTACGAAACTTCTCACGACTAGATGAAGCAAAAATGAAGTCTGTAGATATTCATGAAGGTATAGATAATACATTAATGATTCTGAATCATCAGTTGACACTACCTAATAATTTACCTGATATCCAGATAGTTAAAGAGTATGGTAAAATCCCGAAAGCTAAGTGTTATGCCAACCAGCTAAATCAGGTTTTTATGAATATTCTCAATAACGCGATTTATGCCTTAAAGGATAATCTGAAACATTGGCAGTCTAAAAATCAGACACCAACTATTAAAATTAAAACTTCACTCATAGATAAAGAGATCGTTTTGATTAGTATTAAAGATAATGGTTGTGGGATGAATTCAGAAATTCAGGAACATATTTTCGATCCTTTCTTCACTACTAAACCTGTTGGTCAAGGAACTGGTTTAGGTTTATCAATCAGTTATCAGATTGTTGTTGAAAAGCACCAGGGTAAGCTCAGTTGTATCTCTGCATTAGGTCAGGGAACGGAATTCCAAATTGAAATTCCTATTCAGATTTTAAGTAGTCAGCAATAA
- a CDS encoding GAF domain-containing protein — MNLHLKASSKTTESNTNWYKADNLSMNFSYQSAVNALGQKALSGIELSYLFQDTVVLVAQILDIKYSRIWQVLSDSHSLRKVASIGENSLQTDSSEINIITNQQVQKLLENTQPIIQINTSYCQIDELTIPSPSDSVAGLSVLIPGAGKPLGFLEVYATEARNFSPDDIHFLQSITHILATAIERKRSEALMYTQSQILEQVTFGVNLYEIFNNLCILLEQELPGAYCSILVVDRENHRLRGGACTNFTPRIC; from the coding sequence ATGAACTTACATTTGAAGGCATCAAGTAAAACAACTGAGTCAAACACAAACTGGTATAAAGCCGATAATTTATCAATGAATTTCAGCTATCAATCCGCAGTGAATGCACTAGGACAAAAAGCACTCTCAGGGATTGAATTGTCATATTTGTTCCAAGATACAGTTGTTTTAGTAGCTCAAATATTAGATATAAAATATAGTCGAATTTGGCAAGTACTTTCAGATAGTCATTCTTTACGTAAAGTAGCTAGCATTGGAGAGAACTCGTTACAAACAGACTCTTCTGAGATTAATATCATAACTAATCAGCAAGTACAGAAGTTATTGGAGAATACTCAGCCAATTATTCAGATCAACACGTCCTATTGTCAGATAGATGAATTAACTATTCCTTCTCCTTCAGATAGTGTTGCTGGATTGAGTGTGCTAATTCCTGGTGCGGGTAAACCTTTAGGTTTCCTAGAAGTATATGCTACCGAAGCGAGGAATTTTTCTCCAGACGATATTCATTTTTTACAATCCATAACTCATATTTTAGCAACAGCGATTGAACGCAAGCGTTCAGAAGCGTTAATGTACACCCAAAGCCAAATTTTAGAACAAGTGACATTTGGGGTTAACCTATATGAAATTTTTAATAACCTTTGTATTTTGCTAGAGCAAGAATTACCAGGGGCATATTGCTCAATTTTAGTTGTAGATCGAGAAAATCACCGACTGCGGGGAGGAGCTTGCACCAACTTTACCCCAAGAATATGCTAA